CTCATAATCTATATATTGGTGATTTAACGGCTGAAGAAATTAAGCTTGGTTTATCTAATAATACAAAAGATAGAGAAAATGGTGATTATGAAATAAGGGGTAGAGACAAAGTTGCAGGTCTTCCCAAAATAATTAAAATTTCCAAAGATGAGCTCAGGGAGGCTCTTTCTGAGCCCTTAAGAATAATTGCAAATATCGTAAGAATAGCCTTGGAAAAAACACCTCCTGAATTGATCTCAGACATTGTGGATAAGGGTATAATTATGACTGGTGGAGGTGCACTTTTAGTAGGTTTACCAGAGCTTTTACAAGAAGAGATAGGTATTCCGGTTTTTGTATCTCCCAAACCGGTCTACTGTGTTATTAAGGGGATAGGAAAGGTTTTAGAGAATTTTAATTTTTATCAAGGAGTTTTGATTAGAACAAATAGAACAGTGTAAATTAACCTAGAGCGTTAAAAATATAGTACAAGTAATGAGTTTATGTTTTTAAGTTTTAAAACAGGCTACTTATCACATATTATACAATTTAATGAAAAACTGAATTGCCGGTGAGCTAATTTAATTGGCCAATTGGTAGATTGAACAATCGAGGAATGGGAAATTTGAAAAAATTTTTTTCTAAAAACGACACTTTAGTAATTTTTACTTTACTAATTATTATAACTATATTTATAATGACTATCGATTATCATGGTAAAACCTACCTTAATTGGTTAGAGAGCATTGGATTGAAACTTTTTTCCCCCATTAATCGGGGGATAACTTTAGTTATTGATAATACAAAAAACTATGTAAAAGCTATAGCTGATTTTAAGAAAGTAGAAGAAGAGAATAAAGAACTAAGAGAAAAATATGAAATTACCTATCAGGAAAACGCTATCCTAAAAGAAAAATTAATAGCTTATGATCGATTGAAAAAACTCCTAGAACTTAAAGAAGCTTTTTCTTATGAAATGATTCCCTCTTTGGTAATCAGCCGAGAACCGGGGAATTGGTTCAATAGTATAATTATCGATAAAGGAGTAGCCGATGGAGTAGAGAAGAACATGGCGGTAGCAACTCATCGCGGATTGGTAGGTAGGGTGGTTAGTGCGGATTCCCGAACAGCAAAAATATTATTAATTTTAGATCAAAGAAGTGCTGTAGGAGGTATGACCCAGAGATCGAGAGATATAGGGGTCGTGAAGGGGAGTGAAAGCAATTATTGCTATATAGAATATCTATCCAATGATGCCGATATAAAAATAAATGATGTAGTAATCACTTCCGGATTAGGAAGCATTTTCCCCAAGGGCATTATTATTGGTAAGATAGTTGGGATAAAAAAGGAAAGCCA
This genomic window from Candidatus Atribacteria bacterium contains:
- a CDS encoding rod shape-determining protein (functions in MreBCD complex in some organisms) codes for the protein HNLYIGDLTAEEIKLGLSNNTKDRENGDYEIRGRDKVAGLPKIIKISKDELREALSEPLRIIANIVRIALEKTPPELISDIVDKGIIMTGGGALLVGLPELLQEEIGIPVFVSPKPVYCVIKGIGKVLENFNFYQGVLIRTNRTV
- the mreC gene encoding rod shape-determining protein MreC, with the protein product MGNLKKFFSKNDTLVIFTLLIIITIFIMTIDYHGKTYLNWLESIGLKLFSPINRGITLVIDNTKNYVKAIADFKKVEEENKELREKYEITYQENAILKEKLIAYDRLKKLLELKEAFSYEMIPSLVISREPGNWFNSIIIDKGVADGVEKNMAVATHRGLVGRVVSADSRTAKILLILDQRSAVGGMTQRSRDIGVVKGSESNYCYIEYLSNDADIKINDVVITSGLGSIFPKGIIIGKIVGIKKESHDLFQKVIVRPEVDFTKLEEVFVVKISE